TGTAATACCTAAATAAGGATGTTCAACCTTACCTTTTGCGATTAATTGCTGAGCAATCCCCTGTGCGGTATTGATCGGAATGGCAAATCCTAACCCTTGAGCGCCGCGAATGATCGCTGTATTCATCGCAATCACATCTCCGCGAGCATTTAACAGAGGTCCACCAGAGTTACCAGGGTTAATAGCAGCATCAGTTTGAATGTAATCAACACGTTTATCAGTAACACCAATGTCACTGCTAGAACGACCTGTAGCGCTGATAATCCCAGATGTAACTGTATAGTCCAAACCCAAAGGATTACCGATCGCAATCACCGCTTCTCCTGGTTGTAATGACTCAGAGTTACCTATAGAAACAGTTGGCAGGTTATTTGCTTCTATTTTAATCACAGCAACATCAGTTACCGGATCTTCACCCAGTACGCGTCCCTTAAAAGAGCGACCATCTTTCAGTTTTACTGTGACGCTTTGAGCACCGTTAACCACATGGGAATTGGTCAAGATTTGACCGCCAGCGTTAATAATGAACCCAGAACCGCTACCCTTTTCGATTCTTTGTCTTGGCGGTTTTGAGCCAAAAAATCGCCTAATAACTGGATCGTCAAATTCCTCGGGAACTTGAGCAACAACAGTCCTTGCAGCATCAATACGAACAACTGCGGGTCCTACTTTTTGTACGACTCCAACAACGAAGTTAGGATTATTGGACGAAGAGACAACAGGTAAAATACTTGGGGAGGGGTTATCTGTTGTCTTTTGGACTGATGTTTGAGCCTGAGCATCTGTTTTTGTAGCATTAAGCGTACTTACAGGGATAGAACAACCCCCAATAGAGATCACTGTCCCACAACCAAGCAGCATGAGCAAAATACCATTTCTT
This portion of the Brasilonema sennae CENA114 genome encodes:
- a CDS encoding HhoA/HhoB/HtrA family serine endopeptidase; amino-acid sequence: MLLGCGTVISIGGCSIPVSTLNATKTDAQAQTSVQKTTDNPSPSILPVVSSSNNPNFVVGVVQKVGPAVVRIDAARTVVAQVPEEFDDPVIRRFFGSKPPRQRIEKGSGSGFIINAGGQILTNSHVVNGAQSVTVKLKDGRSFKGRVLGEDPVTDVAVIKIEANNLPTVSIGNSESLQPGEAVIAIGNPLGLDYTVTSGIISATGRSSSDIGVTDKRVDYIQTDAAINPGNSGGPLLNARGDVIAMNTAIIRGAQGLGFAIPINTAQGIAQQLIAKGKVEHPYLGITMATLTPDIKEQVNSKFGINLTTDKGVLLIDVVPRSPAASAGLKTGDVIQSISNQPVTKIEEVQKIVEKSKIGSSLELEVIRNGQTTQIAIQPAPLPARRGS